One window of Trifolium pratense cultivar HEN17-A07 linkage group LG5, ARS_RC_1.1, whole genome shotgun sequence genomic DNA carries:
- the LOC123886198 gene encoding uncharacterized protein LOC123886198 translates to MAQRERPLKDYAVPSEVEPHSSIAPPNIEARNFELKPALLQIVQRNQFSGSPMEDPNLHLSVFVQYADTIKANGVEPEAIRLRLFPFSLRDRARAWLQALPSNSITTWNELKKQFLARYFPPSKTAMLRAQINEFRQKEGESLFEAWERYKDMMRLCPHHGLEKWLIIHTFYNGLLYNTRLTIDAAAGGALMDKPYQEATQLIENMAQNHYQWGSERAAIEKSQTKGGMYEVSGIDHVNAKIEALSQKIESLTLSPAATIAAVQPNCELCGIPGHITSECQLLAGLDQVNYVQGNPYPNTYNPGWKNHPSLSYKNNNALFAPSTPPGFQNQIGAPVAPVTPEKSNFELMMENFVLAQTQQNKEFMNQNIHTNELIKQLANKIDSISTHNKMLETQISQVAQQQAATAAPARTLLGQLQPNPKGHVNAITLRSGRELEDPVAKRVRARDLGKNVEKDSESVTDKDTEREPIAMKDRQTPKAKEVIESDQEKPYVPPPPYKPPIPYPQRLAKSKDPGQFEKFIEMLKKLHIDIPFIEAITQIPSYAKFLKEILSNKRKIEDIGQVECNAISENKLAPKLEDPGNFSIPCVVGRYVIDKALCDLGASVSLMPLSICKRLGLGELKPTKMSLQLADRSIKYPLGILENVPVRIGQLFIPTDFVIMDIREDVDIPILLGRPFLATAGAIINVKKGKLTFEVGDEKIEFILSQFMKGPTFKNSCCRLNIVEGHIDKSTSEQVPPDILKSHPVNDIFQNTKHKEGEDYENMLGGFPDTHDHIFKECQMLAHGKIHAVKKKLPPPLTKKKAKGKAPMRWLDVFKWISKNVEYSVKDISLKEAPS, encoded by the coding sequence ATGGCTCAACGCGAACGTCCTCTCAAGGACTATGCCGTTCCCTCCGAAGTGGAACCTCATTCGAGTATCGCGCCCCCTAACATCGAAGCAAGGAACTTCGAATTGAAACCCGCGCTGTTGCAAATCGTGCAACGAAACCAATTCTCTGGTTCGCCCATGGAGGATCCGAACCTCCACCTCTCAGTGTTTGTGCAGTACGCAGACACGATAAAAGCCAATGGTGTCGAACCCGAAGCAATACGACTCCGTCTTTTCCCGTTCTCTTTAAGAGACAGAGCTAGAGCTTGGCTTCAAGCTCTACCTTCGAACTCCATCACTACATGGAACGAACTGAAGAAACAGTTCTTGGCCAGATATTTCCCGCCAAGTAAGACAGCTATGTTAAGAGCCCAAATCAACGAATTTAGGCAAAAAGAAGGAGAATCACTTTTCGAAGCATGGGAAAGATACAAGGATATGATGAGACTCTGTCCACACCATGGTTTAGAAAAATGGCTTATTATCCATACCTTCTATAATGGGCTGCTATATAACACTAGACTCACCATAGATGCGGCCGCCGGTGGAGCATTGATGGATAAACCTTACCAAGAAGCCACCCAGCTTATAGAAAACATGGCACAAAACCATTATCAATGGGGAAGCGAACGCGCTGCCATAGAGAAATCCCAGACGAAAGGCGGTATGTACGAAGTAAGCGGCATAGACCATGTCAATGCCAAAATAGAAGCCCTTTCTCAAAAGATAGAGAGTTTAACTCTATCTCCCGCGGCTACCATAGCCGCAGTACAACCGAACTGCGAACTATGTGGAATTCCCGGACACATAACCTCTGAATGTCAATTACTAGCCGGACTCGACCAAGTAAATTATGTGCAAGGAAACCCGTACCCCAACACGTACAACCCCGGGTGGAAAAATCATCCAAGCCTCTCCTATAAGAATAATAATGCTTTATTTGCGCCTAGTACTCCACCAGGCTTCCAAAACCAAATAGGAGCCCCTGTTGCTCCCGTTACCCCTGAAAAGTCAAACTTTGAACTTATGATGGAGAATTTTGTCCTAGCTCAGACTCAACAAAATAAGGAATTCATGAACCAAAATATTCACACTAATGAGTTGATTAAGCAATTAGCTAACAAAATCGATTCCATTTCCACTCATAATAAGATGCTAGAAACTCAGATTTCTCAAGTGGCTCAACAACAGGCAGCTACAGCTGCCCCAGCCAGAACACTACTCGGCCAACTGCAACCAAATCCCAAGGGCCACGTTAACGCTATAACGCTGCGAAGCGGAAGAGAGTTAGAAGATCCCGTTGCTAAAAGAGTTAGAGCGAGAGACTTAGGAAAAAATGTAGAGAAAGACTCAGAGAGTGTAACTGACAAGGACACTGAGAGAGAACCGATAGCAATGAAGGATAGACAAACACCGAAGGCCAAAGAGGTGATTGAGAGTGATCAAGAAAAACCATATGTACCCCCTCCTCCTTACAAGCCTCCTATCCCATATCCTCAAAGACTTGCCAAATCTAAGGATCCGGGGCAGTTTGAGAAGTTTATCGAGATGCTCAAAAAGCTTCATATTGACATCCCCTTCATTGAGGCTATAACCCAAATACCTTCCTATGCcaaattcttaaaagaaattcTTTCAAACAAACGAAAGATTGAAGACATTGGGCAAGTGGAATGCAATGCAATTAGTGAAAACAAGCTAGCCCCAAAACTCGAGGACCCAGGAAACTTTTCTATTCCTTGCGTTGTTGGTAGATATGTCATAGATAAAGCCCTTTGCGATCTAGGAGCAAGTGTAAGTTTGATGCCTCTATCTATCTGCAAGAGGCTCGGACTTGGAGAGTTAAAACCTACTAAGATGTCCTTACAGTTGGCTGACAGATCTATCAAATACCCATTAGGAATACTGGAAAATGTTCCAGTAAGGATCGGCCAACTGTTTATCCCTACTGATTTTGTGATCATGGACATCAGGGAAGACGTTGATATTCCAATTCTGTTAGGTAGACCTTTCTTAGCTACTGCGGGCGCTATAATAAATGTAAAGAAAGGGAAGCTTACCTTTGAGGTTGGGGATGAGAAAATCGAGTTCATACTATCTCAATTCATGAAAGGCCCCACCTTTAAGAATTCTTGTTGTAGACTCAACATAGTTGAAGGACATATCGATAAAAGCACCTCTGAACAAGTCCCTCCTGACATACTAAAATCCCACCCAGTAAATGATATCTTCCAGAATACGAAACACAAAGAGGGTGAGGATTATGAGAATATGCTAGGTGGATTTCCTGATACTCATGACCATATTTTTAAAGAATGCCAAATGCTGGCACACGGGAAGATTCACGCCGTAAAGAAGAAACTCCCACCTCCTCTCACCAAAAAGAAAGCAAAAGGGAAAGCACCTATGAGATGGTTAGATGTGTTCAAATGGATCTCTAAGAATGTTGAGTACAGTGTTAAGGATATCAGTCTGAAAGAGGCGCCCTCTTGA